One Alicyclobacillus acidoterrestris DNA window includes the following coding sequences:
- a CDS encoding ferric reductase-like transmembrane domain-containing protein: MQLMTRQQRFPFVYTCLLVGVVIAASSLLTHVMYSAPAQSNKMYWYMARSSGFTAYSLLSLAVLLGASSTSGIWDKLKIRKLATQVHQYSAILVFPFLFFHLWGLYSDKSILFTWISILIPFIDSYRTVPTGIGILVLYGWLLLIVTSYFREKIGVKIWRAIHIGAFPMFILVTIHSILTGSDTGKLWSSLIYCVPSILLVIIVVKRLTGRRPQHLRPL; encoded by the coding sequence ATGCAACTTATGACAAGGCAGCAACGTTTCCCATTCGTCTATACGTGTCTACTCGTTGGCGTCGTGATTGCCGCTTCCAGCCTCCTTACACACGTCATGTATTCAGCACCAGCGCAGTCAAATAAAATGTACTGGTACATGGCGAGATCGTCCGGATTTACAGCGTACAGTTTACTCTCCTTAGCCGTCTTGTTAGGTGCGTCTAGTACAAGTGGTATTTGGGACAAGTTGAAAATCAGGAAATTGGCCACACAGGTGCATCAGTATTCCGCGATACTGGTCTTCCCGTTTCTCTTTTTTCATCTATGGGGCTTATATTCTGACAAGTCGATTCTATTCACGTGGATTTCTATCCTGATTCCATTTATTGATTCCTACCGAACCGTACCGACCGGTATCGGCATACTCGTTTTATATGGCTGGCTTTTATTGATTGTAACGTCTTATTTTCGTGAGAAAATAGGCGTGAAAATATGGAGGGCCATTCACATTGGCGCCTTCCCTATGTTCATCTTAGTGACCATCCACAGCATACTCACGGGAAGCGATACAGGTAAGTTGTGGTCATCTCTGATTTACTGTGTACCTTCAATCCTACTCGTCATCATTGTCGTGAAACGTTTGACGGGAAGGCGACCACAACACTTGAGACCTTTGTAA
- a CDS encoding response regulator transcription factor: protein MYQCSDVKILLVDDEENILQFLELGLQNEGFQVSTASDGMSAINQAKEFHPHIVILDIMMPGMNGFEVCTLLKKTENVAVIMLTAKDDVDDRVKGLTLGADDYMVKPFSFQELLARIHARIRNQFPQLLNELVVGPYRIDDARKEVTFQGNKLSLSPTEYELLKYLVINHGIVLSKAKILDQVWGYDFAGQDNIVEVYISSLREKLNDTEHQHIRTVRGSGYRVDV, encoded by the coding sequence ATGTACCAGTGTTCTGACGTGAAAATTCTCCTCGTGGACGACGAGGAAAACATCCTCCAATTTTTAGAGTTAGGACTGCAGAATGAAGGGTTTCAGGTTTCAACGGCTTCCGATGGTATGTCAGCCATCAATCAGGCAAAGGAATTTCATCCACACATCGTGATTTTAGACATCATGATGCCAGGTATGAACGGTTTCGAAGTATGCACTCTGTTAAAAAAGACTGAGAATGTGGCCGTTATCATGCTCACTGCGAAAGACGACGTGGACGACCGCGTAAAGGGACTCACGCTAGGCGCTGATGATTACATGGTCAAGCCGTTTAGCTTTCAAGAACTTTTGGCAAGAATCCACGCGCGGATTCGCAATCAATTCCCACAGTTACTCAATGAACTGGTGGTAGGACCGTACCGGATTGACGATGCACGAAAAGAAGTCACTTTTCAAGGAAATAAACTCTCGCTTTCGCCTACCGAGTATGAGCTATTAAAGTATCTCGTGATTAATCACGGGATTGTCCTCAGTAAGGCAAAGATTTTAGATCAGGTTTGGGGCTATGACTTCGCCGGACAAGACAACATTGTTGAAGTCTACATCAGCTCCTTGCGAGAAAAACTAAACGATACTGAACACCAGCACATTCGAACCGTACGCGGTTCGGGCTATCGTGTAGACGTATGA
- a CDS encoding sensor histidine kinase has product MMISAISSFLKKWVTPRSLQYQLLSRCLLILSGLLILIGAFQYVFMSHFLYENTTENIENQIRSVPVQSWLNADGVPAHQTDNDARKFEFTVHDSTVSFITVNGNYQTIFRAPDADPAPRLSTSTYLSVLNDVSDDKHEKHYQVVTTSNGARDIVVLIPVGPKDQHIGVVQVSMSLRDLKHVLMQQLMTFIFLGIGALIIGLFTFLPTLRRTLVPLSQMTTSVKRVDAGNMDERIVLKKAQSEIEVLASSFNSMLERLSDAFESERRSKEKMRQFVSDASHELRTPLTSIHGFVEVLLRGAANNPDQLYKALRSMLNETGRLSKLVQDLLTLARLDEERPLDLKESRLDQLIRDMEPQLHVLAGSRQVCLIANDEVRMVYDSDRMKQVVLNLFHNAVAHTDAIRGRIKISLVKETQSTEQSVSLSVMDNGTGIPPEHLAHLFERFYRIDTDRSRKHGGAGLGLAISQSIVERHGGSITCESEVGQGTTFTIRLPIRKAPKTR; this is encoded by the coding sequence ATGATGATATCAGCGATTTCGTCGTTCCTGAAGAAGTGGGTAACGCCTCGTTCCCTACAATATCAGCTTTTGTCCCGTTGCTTGCTCATTTTGTCTGGATTACTGATTCTCATCGGCGCTTTTCAGTACGTTTTTATGAGTCACTTTCTTTATGAAAATACAACTGAAAATATCGAGAATCAGATTCGTTCTGTACCAGTCCAGAGTTGGCTTAACGCAGATGGGGTACCTGCCCACCAGACAGATAATGACGCCCGAAAGTTTGAATTTACTGTTCACGATTCAACGGTATCCTTCATCACCGTGAACGGAAATTATCAAACGATTTTTCGCGCACCCGATGCTGACCCTGCACCGCGTTTAAGTACCTCGACATATCTATCCGTGTTGAATGATGTGAGTGATGATAAGCACGAAAAGCACTACCAAGTTGTCACTACCAGTAATGGGGCACGCGATATCGTTGTTTTAATACCAGTTGGTCCAAAAGATCAACATATTGGTGTCGTCCAGGTTAGCATGAGCCTACGAGATCTCAAACACGTATTGATGCAGCAATTAATGACCTTTATTTTTCTGGGCATTGGTGCGCTAATCATTGGACTGTTCACCTTTTTACCTACGTTAAGACGCACGCTGGTGCCACTGTCACAAATGACGACGTCAGTCAAACGAGTAGATGCGGGCAACATGGATGAGCGAATTGTCCTGAAGAAAGCCCAAAGCGAAATCGAAGTGCTTGCGTCATCGTTTAATTCCATGTTGGAACGACTCTCTGACGCATTTGAGTCTGAGCGAAGGTCAAAGGAGAAAATGCGTCAGTTTGTTTCTGATGCTTCCCATGAGTTACGCACGCCGCTCACATCCATTCATGGGTTTGTCGAGGTATTGTTGAGAGGTGCGGCCAATAATCCCGACCAGTTGTACAAAGCACTTCGCAGCATGTTGAATGAAACGGGACGCTTGTCGAAACTGGTTCAAGATCTACTCACGTTGGCAAGGCTCGATGAGGAACGTCCGCTCGACTTGAAGGAGAGTCGTCTAGATCAATTGATCCGAGACATGGAACCTCAACTACATGTGCTAGCAGGATCACGGCAGGTATGTCTCATAGCAAACGACGAAGTTCGTATGGTGTACGACAGTGATCGAATGAAACAAGTCGTACTCAACCTATTCCATAATGCTGTGGCGCACACAGACGCTATCCGTGGAAGAATTAAAATATCCTTAGTGAAAGAGACGCAATCAACGGAACAAAGTGTATCCCTATCCGTGATGGATAATGGTACAGGTATTCCCCCCGAGCATCTGGCACATTTATTCGAACGGTTTTATCGAATTGATACGGACCGTTCGCGTAAGCATGGCGGGGCGGGCCTTGGGCTTGCAATATCACAGTCCATTGTGGAACGTCACGGTGGCTCGATTACGTGCGAGAGTGAAGTGGGGCAAGGTACGACATTTACCATTCGCTTACCGATTCGCAAAGCGCCTAAGACAAGATAG
- a CDS encoding MFS transporter — MDGRKSILALIALAVSAFAIGTTEFISVGLLPLISRDLHVSITTAGLTVTLYALGVTFGAPILTSLTSRMAKKSLLLLIMIFFMIGNGIAASAGNIDVLLVGRVLAAFSHGVFMSIGSTIAADLVPSNRRATAISIMFTGLTVATVTGVPFGTFIGQHFGWRLTFLMIVAIGVIAFVANSLLIPSDLHRGGSTSIRMQSKLFAHGPLLLVFAITALGYGGTFVVFTYLSPLLQQVTHFSSQAIAVILLIYGVAIAIGNTIGGKVANRNPIHALLIMFIAQVVVLAILKFALPFKIPALLMVCLMGLFAFMNVPGLQHYVVILAKRLVPEAVDTASAINIAAFNAGIAMGSFLGGVVTNSVGLADTTWVGALMILLAVFLTGWSRALERRYQGASEMEPLYQ, encoded by the coding sequence ATGGATGGACGAAAAAGTATACTCGCTCTCATCGCATTGGCAGTGAGTGCATTTGCAATTGGGACGACAGAATTTATCAGTGTTGGGCTCTTGCCGCTGATTTCGAGAGACCTACACGTTTCTATTACTACGGCAGGACTCACGGTGACACTCTACGCGCTTGGCGTAACGTTCGGTGCACCAATTCTCACTTCGTTGACATCGCGTATGGCAAAGAAATCTCTTCTCCTTCTCATCATGATATTTTTCATGATTGGAAACGGCATCGCCGCAAGCGCTGGAAACATTGATGTGCTGCTTGTAGGGCGCGTGCTCGCTGCATTTTCTCACGGCGTATTCATGTCGATTGGGTCTACCATTGCGGCCGATCTCGTCCCGAGCAATCGCCGGGCGACTGCCATTTCCATCATGTTCACTGGACTCACTGTGGCCACTGTGACAGGCGTGCCCTTCGGTACCTTCATTGGCCAACACTTTGGCTGGCGCTTGACGTTTCTCATGATTGTTGCCATCGGCGTGATCGCGTTTGTGGCCAACAGCCTGCTTATCCCTTCCGATTTACACAGGGGAGGCTCCACGAGCATTCGCATGCAAAGCAAGCTGTTCGCGCATGGACCGTTATTGCTTGTGTTTGCCATCACGGCACTGGGATATGGGGGCACATTTGTCGTCTTTACGTATTTGTCTCCTCTTTTGCAGCAAGTCACACACTTCTCGAGCCAAGCGATTGCAGTCATTCTGCTCATTTACGGTGTGGCCATTGCGATCGGGAACACAATTGGGGGGAAGGTGGCAAACCGAAACCCAATTCATGCATTGCTGATCATGTTTATCGCGCAGGTTGTCGTTTTAGCTATCTTGAAATTTGCACTTCCATTTAAAATTCCGGCACTGCTCATGGTGTGCCTGATGGGGTTGTTCGCGTTTATGAATGTGCCTGGCCTGCAACATTATGTGGTCATCCTTGCGAAACGACTTGTGCCGGAAGCTGTGGATACCGCATCCGCAATCAACATTGCGGCCTTCAACGCGGGTATCGCGATGGGGTCTTTCCTTGGGGGCGTGGTGACAAACTCGGTTGGACTCGCCGATACGACTTGGGTTGGTGCATTGATGATACTGTTGGCTGTATTTTTAACCGGTTGGAGTCGTGCTTTGGAAAGAAGATATCAAGGGGCGTCCGAGATGGAACCACTTTACCAGTGA
- a CDS encoding winged helix-turn-helix transcriptional regulator has protein sequence MDNPKKYNIGVEATLEVIGGKWKCVILCHLTHGKKRTNEFKRLMPGITQKMLTQQLRELEQDGVINRISYNQVPPKVEYELTEYGWSLKGILDMLCAWGEQHIEKVYGDKSSVLTDSILNQKAST, from the coding sequence ATGGATAACCCGAAGAAATACAATATTGGGGTTGAGGCGACCTTGGAGGTAATCGGTGGGAAGTGGAAGTGCGTTATTCTTTGTCACCTTACCCACGGCAAAAAACGCACCAACGAGTTTAAACGACTCATGCCGGGAATTACACAAAAAATGCTCACGCAGCAGTTGCGTGAATTAGAGCAGGATGGCGTCATCAATCGCATCAGTTACAATCAAGTGCCGCCAAAGGTGGAATACGAATTAACCGAGTATGGATGGAGCTTGAAGGGCATCTTGGACATGCTGTGTGCTTGGGGAGAACAACATATCGAGAAAGTCTATGGGGACAAATCAAGTGTATTGACGGACAGCATCCTCAATCAAAAGGCATCGACATGA
- a CDS encoding cation diffusion facilitator family transporter has translation MRQHAISVRKGVYIELISVFWMIVEAVVAIGAGVAAHSLALIAFGADSVIELVAGMVLLWRLTIEMNGASVYRVERAEKVSSWVVGVALWLLAVYIVVAAIHEWWTHHGAESSGLGIGLAIVSGILMPILSGAKKRIGSTIGSKALRADGACSIVCAYMAWFVLGGVVLTALLGWWWIDSIAALALVYFVVKEGFEAIQEARGVPDACGCGCHDD, from the coding sequence ATGCGGCAACATGCGATATCCGTACGCAAAGGCGTCTATATCGAGTTGATATCTGTCTTTTGGATGATTGTCGAAGCAGTTGTGGCCATTGGTGCGGGGGTAGCGGCCCACTCTCTGGCACTGATCGCGTTTGGGGCGGATAGTGTAATTGAACTTGTCGCAGGGATGGTCTTGTTGTGGAGACTGACGATTGAAATGAATGGGGCAAGTGTGTATCGCGTGGAGCGCGCGGAAAAGGTATCGTCGTGGGTCGTTGGCGTGGCGCTGTGGTTGTTGGCTGTGTACATCGTCGTAGCCGCGATACACGAGTGGTGGACGCATCATGGAGCGGAATCGTCTGGGCTTGGCATTGGACTGGCAATTGTTTCGGGAATTCTGATGCCGATTTTATCGGGTGCAAAGAAGCGCATTGGTTCTACAATAGGGAGCAAGGCGCTTCGGGCAGATGGCGCCTGTAGTATTGTCTGTGCCTATATGGCTTGGTTTGTTCTCGGTGGCGTCGTACTCACCGCCCTACTCGGGTGGTGGTGGATAGACAGCATTGCCGCGTTGGCCTTGGTGTATTTTGTCGTCAAAGAGGGCTTCGAAGCCATTCAAGAAGCAAGGGGTGTCCCGGATGCCTGCGGGTGTGGATGTCATGACGATTAA
- a CDS encoding ArsR/SmtB family transcription factor, which produces MRDTVDASLTIRAKFFRGLADPSRLALLLALRPGEKTVSTLSEETGLSQSNVSNHLACLKDCGLVVNRQEWRHVYYRIADSKVLTLLDIADEVVAENAQRIADCVNYCAPEETPRG; this is translated from the coding sequence ATGCGTGACACGGTAGATGCTTCCTTAACAATTCGAGCCAAGTTTTTTCGGGGATTGGCTGATCCGTCGCGTTTGGCGTTGTTGCTGGCGCTTCGCCCAGGAGAAAAGACAGTCAGTACGCTGAGTGAGGAAACAGGCCTTTCCCAGAGTAACGTGTCTAATCACCTTGCCTGCCTCAAGGATTGCGGGCTCGTCGTCAACCGCCAGGAGTGGAGACATGTGTATTACCGAATTGCGGATAGCAAGGTATTGACACTGTTGGATATCGCGGATGAAGTAGTCGCTGAAAATGCCCAGCGCATTGCAGATTGTGTGAATTACTGTGCGCCAGAAGAGACACCGCGGGGGTGA
- a CDS encoding antibiotic biosynthesis monooxygenase family protein, translating into MYVAHNRLPIVSTMWESEQHFQDWIQSPHFAAAHGGRGHTAGQAQVATYEVIYNA; encoded by the coding sequence ATGTACGTAGCCCATAACCGATTGCCAATTGTGAGCACGATGTGGGAGTCAGAGCAACACTTTCAAGACTGGATTCAAAGCCCACACTTTGCAGCCGCGCATGGTGGTCGAGGCCATACGGCGGGCCAAGCACAAGTCGCAACGTACGAGGTTATCTACAACGCCTGA
- a CDS encoding sensor histidine kinase, which translates to MNQSTNHQAFAVVFRRVALIVLAVCAMWQPMTRGSEVIQFASIGECVISCIAILVMMSYRLSESLRTSIGIGVVIVHVLISIFIQRDVTGTGMLFFIVGIAGSRLNAPYTWWTAAVAMVGFLTLLVFIKPFGNMSIAYIGYTMGFLATFIATRNGHLRRQARAAQEQYFLRLERAHKALQAAHRDLQEVSIGSMQLAVVQERNRIARDIHDSVGHALTSLVVQLQALQYRVRQDVDGAEQQIKDLITVARHSLEEVRQSVREVADASPITGMQAISALVDSVKANSGLSITFHASAELDDLPLETGVIVYRVLQEALTNVVRHSGAQQVKIRIERMEQSNQTYIRLHVTDDGQMKPGFPLQEGFGMHGMRSRCEDHGGTFNWSAVYPHGLEIEAILPWSKPIDEENQI; encoded by the coding sequence GTGAACCAAAGCACAAATCATCAAGCGTTCGCTGTTGTCTTCCGCCGAGTCGCGCTCATTGTGCTTGCTGTCTGTGCTATGTGGCAACCCATGACGCGCGGGAGTGAAGTCATTCAATTCGCTTCCATCGGGGAATGTGTCATCTCGTGCATTGCCATCCTCGTCATGATGTCGTACCGCCTGTCTGAGTCTCTACGAACAAGCATCGGAATTGGCGTCGTGATCGTGCATGTCTTGATATCCATCTTCATCCAACGCGACGTCACAGGCACTGGCATGCTGTTCTTTATCGTTGGCATTGCCGGTTCACGACTCAATGCCCCATATACTTGGTGGACAGCCGCTGTCGCAATGGTGGGCTTTCTCACCTTGCTCGTCTTCATCAAGCCGTTCGGCAATATGAGCATCGCCTACATCGGATACACAATGGGATTTCTTGCGACTTTCATAGCCACGCGCAATGGACACCTGCGCCGCCAAGCTCGGGCTGCTCAAGAACAATATTTCCTCCGTCTCGAACGCGCCCACAAAGCCCTGCAAGCTGCGCATCGAGATTTACAGGAGGTATCCATCGGATCGATGCAATTAGCTGTCGTGCAGGAGCGAAACCGGATTGCACGCGACATTCACGACAGCGTGGGACACGCCTTAACCTCGCTCGTCGTGCAACTGCAAGCCCTACAATACCGCGTTCGCCAGGATGTCGACGGCGCGGAGCAACAAATTAAAGATCTCATAACCGTCGCGCGACACAGCTTGGAAGAGGTCCGCCAATCCGTCCGAGAGGTCGCAGATGCTTCCCCCATCACCGGGATGCAAGCGATATCCGCGCTGGTCGACAGCGTCAAAGCGAACAGTGGATTGTCTATTACCTTTCATGCATCTGCGGAATTAGATGACTTGCCCTTGGAAACCGGCGTGATCGTATACCGAGTGCTTCAAGAGGCACTCACGAACGTCGTCCGGCACAGCGGTGCACAACAGGTCAAAATCCGAATTGAGCGCATGGAACAATCAAATCAAACCTATATTCGTCTGCACGTCACAGACGATGGTCAAATGAAACCGGGATTCCCACTTCAAGAGGGTTTTGGTATGCACGGTATGCGATCCCGCTGCGAAGATCACGGCGGCACCTTCAACTGGTCCGCAGTTTATCCCCATGGCCTGGAAATCGAAGCCATACTGCCGTGGAGCAAACCAATAGATGAGGAGAATCAAATATGA
- a CDS encoding response regulator transcription factor: MKDDSNQRIGVLIVDDQRLIREGLHYLIDAQPDMQVTGEADNGDAAVREALQTRPDVILMDVQMPGTDGLTATRRIIEAIPDTKILLLTTFDVVEYVYDGIRAGAVGYLLKDADAAELMDSIRAVYRGEALYRTAAAGEALARAIKNQTEIKTTVAQAPASQPNQSKALDNPSAADELTERELEVLQEMAWGLRNDEIARKLHISEGTVKTHVHRILQKFEVDDRTQAVVFALRRGIVQ; the protein is encoded by the coding sequence ATGAAAGATGACTCGAACCAGCGAATTGGGGTTCTAATCGTTGATGATCAGCGCCTGATTCGTGAAGGGCTGCACTACCTCATCGACGCCCAACCGGATATGCAGGTTACAGGTGAGGCCGACAACGGCGATGCGGCCGTGCGTGAGGCACTTCAGACCCGCCCCGATGTCATCTTGATGGATGTGCAAATGCCCGGTACCGACGGGCTAACGGCGACACGGCGGATTATCGAGGCGATACCAGATACAAAGATTCTCTTATTGACCACATTTGACGTAGTCGAATACGTATACGACGGCATTCGCGCAGGCGCTGTCGGTTACCTGTTAAAAGACGCGGATGCAGCCGAACTGATGGACAGTATTCGGGCGGTCTATCGCGGTGAAGCACTCTACCGTACAGCCGCTGCAGGAGAGGCATTAGCCCGGGCAATCAAAAATCAGACAGAGATCAAAACGACAGTTGCACAGGCACCAGCATCTCAACCGAACCAGAGCAAAGCGCTCGACAACCCATCTGCAGCCGATGAGTTGACAGAACGAGAATTGGAAGTACTTCAGGAAATGGCCTGGGGACTGCGCAACGACGAAATCGCCCGCAAATTACATATCTCGGAGGGCACAGTGAAAACACACGTGCACCGGATTCTCCAGAAATTTGAGGTGGATGACCGAACGCAAGCAGTCGTCTTCGCACTGCGCCGCGGTATCGTACAATAG
- a CDS encoding S41 family peptidase translates to MRIRNHLLVVASIVLSAGAVGGCSAASQRYSGMGTGHVTDRANANATSPVNSGNVPINLASLSPTGIPTTTDKKQVFTEIWNLFNENYPNFEMKGVDWSTERIKYESKAIDAGTWPQFFSVVNTMIHDLDDSHCYLIGAPSPTTYTPLILTAWCNGQVVVMWSYDSSKVPVGSVVTSVDGAAVSTRLSRPDFSSGYIEGAGQEALMTDSNHPEQLSFRLPSSHQTRTATVPVYPLNGSAVAGLKHIAKSAWAVRPGATYGDPIAKGDLSFRVAYLGNDILYVYIPAMEPPDNTQGGEALASEFQHVLQLALHSKGMVIDIRGNSGGDMWPALWFARHLYSGIERPTEVRFRTSEYVQLPSQLTDGTQRIALKASETQASAGFTKWGVTQISPLAPKLNIPVALLTDGWNVSAAENFTVFMKSASNVSTFGSVTGGSDGSPQTFPVMKGVEVSISTWQERVMATGLPIEGFGLHPDHPIYMSDAQVTEEMIRSQQGNPRQTMDHDSVLQAAQAWVEQQVKNGRIEEMRASASEF, encoded by the coding sequence TTGCGTATTCGGAACCATCTGTTGGTCGTCGCATCTATCGTTTTGTCGGCAGGTGCTGTGGGTGGTTGCTCTGCGGCGAGTCAGAGATACTCTGGGATGGGTACAGGACATGTTACCGACAGAGCTAACGCAAATGCAACGTCACCAGTGAACTCAGGTAATGTCCCCATAAACCTTGCTTCTTTATCCCCTACAGGCATCCCAACAACTACAGACAAGAAACAGGTCTTTACGGAAATATGGAATTTGTTCAATGAGAATTATCCGAACTTTGAGATGAAAGGCGTCGACTGGTCAACAGAAAGGATAAAGTATGAGTCAAAGGCAATTGACGCGGGCACATGGCCTCAATTTTTTTCAGTTGTTAACACAATGATTCATGACTTAGACGACTCGCATTGTTACTTGATAGGTGCCCCGTCGCCTACGACCTATACACCACTTATCCTAACCGCTTGGTGCAATGGGCAGGTTGTTGTGATGTGGTCTTATGATTCTTCGAAAGTGCCAGTTGGTAGTGTTGTGACAAGTGTCGATGGAGCCGCCGTGTCGACGCGGTTAAGTCGGCCTGATTTCAGTAGCGGATACATAGAGGGCGCGGGACAAGAGGCCCTGATGACGGATTCGAATCATCCGGAGCAATTGAGTTTTAGGCTTCCTTCAAGCCATCAAACGCGTACGGCGACAGTTCCGGTGTATCCGTTAAACGGATCTGCGGTGGCCGGACTGAAACATATCGCGAAAAGCGCTTGGGCAGTTCGACCCGGTGCTACCTATGGGGATCCAATCGCAAAAGGGGATCTTTCATTTCGCGTAGCTTATTTAGGAAATGATATTCTATACGTTTATATTCCAGCGATGGAGCCACCGGATAACACGCAGGGGGGTGAGGCGCTCGCAAGTGAGTTTCAACATGTATTGCAGCTCGCTTTGCATTCAAAGGGGATGGTTATAGATATTAGAGGCAATAGTGGTGGGGACATGTGGCCGGCTCTTTGGTTTGCTCGGCATTTGTACAGTGGTATAGAAAGGCCAACCGAAGTGCGTTTCCGAACCAGCGAGTATGTTCAGTTGCCTTCACAATTGACAGATGGAACTCAGCGTATCGCTTTAAAAGCGTCCGAAACGCAGGCGTCCGCAGGCTTTACAAAATGGGGCGTTACACAAATTTCTCCACTCGCTCCGAAACTCAACATTCCAGTTGCCCTTCTGACGGACGGGTGGAATGTCTCGGCTGCGGAAAATTTCACGGTTTTTATGAAATCTGCGTCGAATGTGTCCACTTTTGGAAGTGTTACTGGTGGATCGGATGGTTCTCCACAAACCTTTCCTGTTATGAAAGGTGTAGAAGTAAGCATTTCAACGTGGCAAGAACGTGTGATGGCCACAGGTTTACCCATCGAGGGATTTGGCTTGCACCCGGATCATCCAATTTACATGTCGGATGCACAAGTCACCGAGGAGATGATTCGGAGTCAACAGGGAAATCCGCGGCAAACGATGGATCATGATTCCGTTTTGCAAGCTGCACAGGCCTGGGTAGAACAGCAGGTAAAAAACGGGAGGATTGAGGAAATGCGCGCATCCGCATCGGAATTTTAG
- a CDS encoding AAA family ATPase — MTEGFFFRAESFFNFASYIDAAAKESSYNPYYFYGGRSLHEQSHGESFLNLFKGRLSNRRPALYLLDEPEAALSPARQLALLRILHDHEMSGRSQFIIATHSPILLGYPGATLMSFDSGSIEPISYRETPHYIITKQFLNAPDNMLRELFKDE; from the coding sequence GTGACGGAAGGGTTCTTTTTTAGGGCAGAAAGCTTTTTTAACTTTGCTAGTTACATTGACGCTGCAGCAAAGGAATCATCCTATAATCCTTACTATTTTTACGGTGGGAGGTCCTTGCATGAACAATCCCATGGAGAGTCGTTCCTGAATCTTTTTAAGGGTCGCTTGTCAAACCGTAGACCTGCCCTGTATCTGCTTGATGAACCAGAGGCAGCTCTTTCCCCTGCACGTCAACTTGCTTTGCTGCGTATCCTTCACGATCACGAAATGTCTGGTCGATCCCAATTCATCATCGCTACGCATTCACCGATTCTTCTGGGGTATCCAGGCGCGACGCTCATGAGCTTCGATAGCGGTTCAATTGAACCCATCTCATATCGAGAGACGCCTCATTACATCATTACAAAGCAATTTCTCAATGCTCCAGATAATATGCTTCGTGAGCTATTTAAGGATGAATAA
- a CDS encoding SDR family NAD(P)-dependent oxidoreductase, translating to MEQAQKIALVTGGSRGLGRNSAIALSKKGFDVIVTYHSRKDEAESVVKEIEGNGQKAAALQFDAGDVASFDAFILRLTDVLKEKWNTEQIYALINNAGFGIHSSLAETTEEQFDSLMNVHLKGVFFLTQKLLPRIADNGRVINVSTGLARFTLAGYGAYAAMKGAIEVLTRYMAKEWGSRGIRVNAIAPGAIATDFQDGAVRDNPDLNRFIGSQIALGRVGEPDDIGGVVASLCTDEMGWVNGQRIEASGGMLL from the coding sequence ATGGAACAAGCACAAAAAATTGCGTTGGTAACTGGCGGCAGCCGTGGGCTCGGTAGGAATTCGGCTATTGCCCTGTCTAAAAAAGGCTTTGACGTGATTGTCACTTACCACTCACGAAAAGATGAAGCTGAATCCGTGGTTAAGGAAATTGAGGGGAACGGCCAAAAAGCTGCGGCGCTGCAATTTGATGCGGGTGACGTTGCCTCTTTTGATGCATTCATCTTGCGATTGACCGATGTGCTGAAAGAAAAGTGGAATACAGAACAGATTTACGCACTGATTAACAATGCGGGATTTGGAATACACAGTTCGCTTGCGGAGACTACGGAGGAGCAATTCGACAGCCTGATGAATGTGCATTTAAAGGGCGTGTTTTTCTTGACACAAAAGTTGCTTCCTCGCATTGCGGACAACGGAAGAGTCATCAACGTTTCGACTGGTTTAGCGAGGTTTACGTTGGCGGGGTATGGCGCTTATGCGGCTATGAAAGGCGCCATCGAAGTCCTGACGAGGTATATGGCCAAAGAGTGGGGTAGCAGGGGCATTCGGGTCAATGCAATTGCGCCTGGTGCGATTGCTACGGACTTTCAAGATGGTGCGGTCAGGGACAATCCGGATTTGAATCGGTTTATCGGATCGCAAATAGCACTAGGCAGAGTTGGGGAGCCCGACGACATCGGTGGCGTGGTCGCGTCTTTGTGCACCGACGAAATGGGTTGGGTAAATGGACAACGCATTGAGGCGTCCGGCGGTATGCTCCTCTGA